One segment of Arvicanthis niloticus isolate mArvNil1 chromosome 5, mArvNil1.pat.X, whole genome shotgun sequence DNA contains the following:
- the LOC143442369 gene encoding olfactory receptor 2A12-like encodes MSDLVFWKIPGQNQSWVSEFILVGFSSDHTTNSILFIVFLLIYLSSVLGNGLIIMLVCLDTQLHTPMYFFLCTLSLLDMGYVTTTMPQMLVHLLAHSQTISFAGCWLQMYVFGALGVTECTFFVVMAYDRYVAICYPLRYTVILNWGLCIRLATGSWICGFFSSLLHTFFTMSLPYCGPNRVNHYFCEGPSVLSLACMDTHLIEMVDMVLSVLMIITPISLIVASYIHIAMAILKIRSTQGRCKAFSTCASHLTVVTLFYIPATYIYMRPNSSYSPEQGKQISLFYTAFTPLFNPVVYSLRNKDIKRAFVKVVGYGRVDL; translated from the exons ATGAGTG ACCTTGTGTTTTGGAAGATTCCAGGGCAGAATCAAagttgggtttctgagttcaTCCTGGTTGGCTTCTCCAGTGACCACACGACCAACAGCATCCTCTTCATTGTCTTCCTTCTCATCTATCTGAGCTCAGTCCTGGGCAACGGGCTCATCATCATGCTGGTCTGCCTGGACACACAGCTGCAcactcccatgtacttcttcctctgtACCCTCTCCCTGTTGGATATGGGCTATGTCACCACCACCATGCCCCAGATGTTGGTGCATCTTCTTGCTCACTCTCAGACCATCTCatttgctggctgctggctgcagaTGTATGTGTTTGGTGCTCTGGGTGTAACTGAGTGCACCTTCTTCGTTGTGATGGCTTATGACCGATATGTGGCCATTTGCTATCCACTGCGCTATACCGTCATCCTCAATTGGGGCCTGTGCATAAGGTTGGCAACAGGGTCTTGGatctgtggtttcttttcttctttattgcaTACTTTCTTCACCATGAGTCTGCCATATTGTGGACCTAACAGGGTCAACCACTACTTCTGTGAAGGTCCTTCAGTGCTTAGCCTGGCTTGCATGGATACCCACCTCATTGAGATGGTGGATATGGTCTTGAGTGTTTTGATGATTATCACTCCAATCTCCCTCATTGTGGCCTCCTACATTCATATTGCCATGGCAATTCTCAAGATCAGGTCTACCCAGGGCCGCTGCAAGGCTTTCTCTACCTGTGCCTCACACCTGACTGTGGTTACACTCTTCTATATTCCTGCTACTTACATCTACATGAGGCCCAACTCCAGCTACTCTCCGGAGCAAGGCAAGCAGATTTCCCTCTTTTACACTGCTTTTACACCCTTGTTCAACCCTGTGGTCTACAGTCTGAGAAACAAGGACATCAAGAGGGCATTTGTCAAGGTGGTGGGATATGGTAGGGTGGACTTGTGA